A genomic region of Rhodohalobacter sp. 614A contains the following coding sequences:
- a CDS encoding sulfotransferase translates to MLNKKVILICGYSRGGTNILWNILQSHPAICSPKYETGTIFKKNKHLKFNRYISIARRLGVLETSLSYSIIDLQLYRYKMDTLKMSDNKYKTETELYTRKEVSQSALCLKSVDYDIDEANFLRKIYPGIYIIFLIRNGYAVANGHMRRGMDIEKSATLYSEVGQKMRQIHQVHPRTIYVSFEEVLKNPFSVSEQLYKFTEVEPVKIQKLRFKSKMIINEKANEKPSFGEVNQKYWFDRNAITKMLDLQINQKQIGRLTSSQIDSYNRIAASQLELFGYDLLNPSHK, encoded by the coding sequence ATGTTAAATAAAAAGGTAATTCTTATATGTGGATACAGCCGGGGAGGCACGAATATTCTCTGGAATATTTTACAATCTCACCCGGCAATATGCTCCCCGAAATATGAGACGGGTACAATTTTTAAAAAAAATAAGCATCTGAAGTTTAATCGGTACATCTCAATTGCCAGAAGGTTAGGGGTTTTGGAAACTTCTCTTAGTTATTCCATTATTGATCTTCAGCTTTATAGATACAAAATGGATACACTGAAAATGTCCGATAACAAGTATAAAACTGAAACCGAACTTTATACCCGTAAAGAAGTTTCTCAATCGGCGCTATGCCTGAAATCTGTTGATTATGATATTGATGAAGCAAATTTTCTGCGTAAAATATATCCCGGCATCTACATTATTTTTTTAATCCGAAACGGCTATGCAGTAGCAAACGGGCACATGAGAAGAGGAATGGATATCGAAAAGTCTGCAACTCTCTATTCAGAAGTAGGGCAAAAAATGCGCCAGATACATCAGGTCCATCCCCGCACTATTTACGTCAGTTTTGAGGAGGTATTAAAAAATCCGTTTTCGGTTTCTGAACAGCTTTATAAGTTTACGGAAGTGGAACCGGTTAAAATCCAGAAACTTCGTTTTAAATCAAAAATGATTATAAATGAGAAGGCGAACGAAAAACCCAGTTTTGGAGAAGTTAACCAGAAATATTGGTTTGACAGGAATGCGATTACCAAAATGCTGGATTTACAGATAAATCAAAAACAGATTGGGCGGTTGACATCATCCCAGATAGATTCTTACAATCGGATTGCCGCATCTCAATTAGAACTATTTGGATACGACTTGTTAAATCCTTCACATAAATAA
- a CDS encoding secondary thiamine-phosphate synthase enzyme YjbQ has translation MDIITKDIHLQTNGFSDIINLTPKIDSIVSETGFSDGFCHIFAVGSTASISTMEFEPALVKDIKEKLEDFASKNMKSHHSETWGDDNGFSHIRATFMGPGITVPIRDGKCIVGTWQQIVVIDHDNRSRKRHVVVQIVGK, from the coding sequence ATGGACATCATCACAAAAGACATACATTTGCAAACAAATGGCTTTTCAGACATCATCAATCTTACCCCAAAAATAGATTCAATCGTCAGTGAAACAGGCTTTTCTGATGGATTTTGCCACATTTTTGCTGTTGGTTCTACGGCGTCCATTTCAACGATGGAATTTGAACCGGCCCTGGTGAAAGACATCAAAGAAAAGCTTGAGGATTTTGCTTCGAAGAATATGAAATCCCATCACTCAGAAACCTGGGGAGATGATAACGGCTTTTCTCATATTCGTGCAACGTTTATGGGGCCGGGAATCACGGTTCCAATCAGAGATGGAAAATGTATTGTTGGAACCTGGCAACAAATTGTTGTTATAGATCATGATAACCGATCCCGGAAACGACATGTTGTGGTTCAGATAGTAGGGAAGTAG
- a CDS encoding MFS transporter translates to MENTNQLQNINRKKIFRGICLALFPTGFSFVLVSNILFQLKSEFILTNAQVGYIGGAALWGMAASLLIIGPFLEKFGLKKATIGAFVCHLSGVTFFLFGAFFAGDPNAFWILFLGAIGFGAGNGFIEVAGNPLTAALFPDNKTTKLNHFHAFFPGSMVIGGLLGWLMTQAGYIGSINIAHWTWQIGIIYIPVIVYGFLLLPEKFPKTETAEAGISMSELFKYTFTHPLVLGLIFLKMITLSLEMGPSRWIPEVLKSAGVHGMLVFVWISGLMAVLRLSAGKFVETLSPTGMLLGSSVLTGIGLLMFAFIETGLFALMIAATIFACGVAFYFPTMVGLMSERFPKAGSLGLLLMIGMGFFAAGGANAIMGGISDQYLPDALDEQQTIAILQQVEEQYPEYIQRAEEASGNTDRLAELGYREVDVRNVLFHTEEALAYYRDNGELSGNLTGNALRAISDSSIPGEEELVQQALGILRPADNYGGRMSFLWVGPIAFLVALVFLILYINDKKKGGYQVVKLEKRDLTA, encoded by the coding sequence ATGGAAAACACAAATCAACTACAAAATATTAATCGAAAAAAAATCTTCAGGGGGATTTGTCTCGCCCTTTTCCCTACGGGTTTTTCCTTTGTTCTTGTCAGCAACATTCTCTTTCAACTTAAAAGTGAATTTATTCTTACAAATGCCCAGGTTGGGTATATTGGTGGAGCAGCTTTATGGGGAATGGCCGCTTCACTGTTAATTATTGGCCCATTTCTTGAAAAATTTGGTTTAAAAAAGGCCACTATCGGAGCTTTTGTTTGCCATCTTTCAGGTGTTACATTTTTCTTATTCGGGGCATTCTTTGCCGGCGATCCAAATGCTTTCTGGATTTTGTTTTTGGGTGCCATTGGCTTTGGAGCTGGCAATGGTTTTATCGAAGTAGCTGGAAATCCACTTACAGCAGCGCTTTTTCCTGATAATAAAACCACGAAGCTAAACCATTTTCATGCCTTCTTTCCCGGGTCTATGGTTATCGGTGGTTTATTAGGTTGGTTAATGACTCAGGCTGGGTACATTGGCTCTATTAATATTGCTCATTGGACCTGGCAAATAGGGATTATTTATATACCAGTTATCGTCTATGGTTTTTTACTATTACCCGAAAAATTTCCAAAAACCGAAACTGCAGAAGCTGGTATTTCCATGAGCGAACTGTTTAAATATACATTTACTCATCCGTTGGTTTTGGGGCTCATCTTCCTCAAAATGATTACACTTTCTCTTGAAATGGGACCGAGCCGCTGGATTCCTGAAGTGCTGAAATCTGCCGGAGTTCACGGAATGCTTGTTTTTGTGTGGATCAGTGGATTAATGGCTGTTTTGAGGCTTTCTGCAGGCAAATTTGTGGAAACGCTTTCACCAACGGGAATGCTTTTAGGATCTTCCGTTCTTACCGGAATAGGGCTTTTAATGTTTGCGTTTATTGAAACCGGATTGTTTGCACTTATGATTGCTGCAACAATTTTTGCCTGTGGCGTGGCTTTTTATTTCCCAACCATGGTTGGATTGATGAGTGAACGGTTTCCTAAAGCCGGTTCTTTAGGGCTTCTTCTAATGATTGGAATGGGATTTTTTGCTGCAGGTGGAGCAAATGCTATTATGGGAGGAATTTCCGATCAATATCTTCCAGATGCTCTGGACGAACAACAAACTATAGCCATTCTCCAGCAAGTTGAAGAACAATATCCGGAATATATTCAACGTGCAGAAGAAGCTTCAGGAAATACTGACAGGCTCGCAGAGCTCGGATATCGCGAAGTTGACGTTCGAAATGTCTTATTCCATACAGAAGAAGCATTGGCATATTACAGAGATAATGGGGAACTCAGTGGTAATTTAACCGGAAATGCTTTAAGAGCCATCTCAGATTCCAGTATTCCAGGAGAAGAAGAATTGGTTCAACAGGCACTCGGTATCTTACGGCCAGCGGATAATTACGGTGGCAGAATGTCATTTCTTTGGGTAGGTCCAATTGCATTTCTGGTAGCTTTGGTATTTCTGATATTATATATTAATGACAAAAAGAAAGGCGGATATCAGGTTGTGAAACTGGAAAAAAGAGATCTTACGGCCTAA
- a CDS encoding collagen-like protein, which translates to MKTSKLLLLMLWGLTLIVISSCEGPTGETGPEGPEGPKGEQGDQGPQGPMGNANVKQYIFDGHDFTLSTDMVLEFTDIPFEEFEESMWLVYINVQYFDGKEFYAVPGFGELGLSYYQVMYSSFETASQTIRVQLISGPGEIYNGVFVFQIPSSSTMDMQSKSLPEGLDLSDYHAVLNYFGDSVETIEY; encoded by the coding sequence ATGAAAACTTCGAAGCTACTACTATTAATGCTATGGGGACTAACTCTCATAGTTATTTCGAGCTGTGAAGGCCCAACGGGCGAAACCGGACCAGAAGGCCCCGAAGGACCTAAAGGTGAACAGGGTGATCAGGGACCACAAGGGCCCATGGGAAATGCAAATGTAAAACAATACATTTTTGACGGCCATGATTTTACCTTAAGCACAGATATGGTGTTGGAATTCACTGATATCCCTTTTGAAGAGTTTGAAGAAAGCATGTGGCTTGTATATATAAATGTACAGTATTTCGACGGTAAAGAATTTTATGCTGTTCCCGGATTTGGTGAGTTGGGCTTAAGTTATTACCAGGTAATGTATAGCTCCTTTGAAACAGCCTCACAAACGATTCGGGTCCAGTTGATTTCGGGGCCGGGAGAAATCTATAATGGTGTTTTTGTATTTCAGATTCCGAGCAGCAGCACGATGGATATGCAATCAAAAAGCCTGCCTGAGGGTTTAGACCTGTCCGACTATCATGCTGTATTGAATTACTTTGGTGATTCTGTAGAGACTATTGAATACTGA
- a CDS encoding SDR family NAD(P)-dependent oxidoreductase gives MKLKEKTFIITGATSGMGREIALEFAKEGAKLVLSGRDQKRGDDTVDKIRSIAGEAEFLAGDVGEESTNKKLVDFAVERFGNLDGVVTNAGFLGLGKLTELDTKTWRKTLAVNLDSVFFLLKYAISEMQKTGKGVAVINTSIAAYKSFPNHAAYSASKAGVLALAKQAAVDYGPQIRINAICPGPVDTPLLHDSAIAFPNPETAVSDSENATLMKRLGQPKDIAQLVLFLVSDDSSWITGSAFTIDGGIMANS, from the coding sequence ATGAAACTAAAGGAGAAAACCTTCATCATTACCGGAGCAACAAGTGGAATGGGAAGGGAAATTGCTTTGGAGTTTGCAAAGGAGGGAGCAAAGTTAGTCTTAAGCGGACGAGATCAAAAAAGGGGAGATGATACGGTTGATAAGATTCGCTCTATAGCTGGAGAAGCGGAATTTCTTGCAGGCGATGTTGGCGAAGAATCAACAAATAAAAAGTTGGTTGATTTTGCAGTTGAAAGATTTGGTAACCTGGACGGAGTTGTGACAAACGCCGGTTTTTTAGGATTGGGAAAACTCACCGAGCTGGACACGAAAACATGGCGTAAAACATTGGCCGTCAATCTCGATTCAGTTTTCTTTTTGCTAAAATATGCCATTTCTGAAATGCAGAAAACCGGGAAAGGAGTTGCGGTGATTAACACTTCAATTGCAGCATACAAATCATTTCCCAATCATGCTGCTTATAGTGCTTCAAAGGCTGGCGTTTTAGCTTTGGCAAAACAAGCAGCGGTAGATTATGGGCCTCAAATCAGGATTAATGCTATTTGTCCCGGACCGGTAGATACTCCTCTTCTGCATGATTCGGCAATTGCTTTTCCAAATCCGGAAACAGCAGTTTCTGATTCTGAAAATGCAACATTGATGAAAAGACTGGGTCAACCCAAAGATATTGCTCAACTTGTTCTGTTCTTGGTCAGTGATGATTCTTCATGGATTACCGGCAGTGCATTTACAATTGACGGTGGGATAATGGCGAATTCTTAA